In a genomic window of Nocardiopsis mwathae:
- a CDS encoding TatD family hydrolase, with translation MGKRSGKAVRERNAATPPPAPEPLRVAVADSHTHMDMQDPDVGEIVAAAEAVGVTPLIQVGVDVASSQWAARVAAEHPAVWAAVALHPNEAPRIVHGDGAEGVEVDDTDWAGKVRAAAGMAGLEEAVAEIDRLAALPQVRAVGETGLDYFRTGGEGVAAQQESFRRHIDIAKRHGLAVMIHDRDAHDDVLRVLKEEGAPDRVVFHCFSGDADMARVCADNGYFMSFAGNVTFASAQSLRDAAAVAPADLILVETDAPFLTPKPYRGRPNAPYLVPHTLRALAGVKGLDEDDLATSVAANAKRAFGLD, from the coding sequence ATGGGCAAACGCAGTGGCAAGGCCGTCCGCGAACGCAACGCCGCGACCCCGCCGCCCGCGCCCGAGCCGCTGCGCGTGGCCGTCGCCGACAGCCACACCCACATGGACATGCAGGACCCGGACGTCGGTGAGATCGTCGCCGCCGCCGAGGCGGTGGGGGTCACCCCGCTGATCCAGGTCGGCGTGGACGTCGCCTCCTCGCAGTGGGCGGCCCGGGTGGCCGCCGAGCACCCCGCCGTCTGGGCCGCGGTCGCCCTGCACCCCAACGAGGCCCCGCGCATCGTGCACGGCGACGGCGCCGAGGGCGTCGAGGTCGACGACACCGACTGGGCCGGCAAGGTGCGCGCGGCCGCGGGCATGGCCGGGCTGGAGGAGGCCGTCGCCGAGATCGACCGGCTGGCGGCGCTGCCGCAGGTGCGGGCGGTGGGCGAGACCGGCCTGGACTACTTCCGCACCGGCGGGGAGGGGGTCGCGGCGCAGCAGGAGTCGTTCCGGCGCCACATCGACATCGCCAAGCGGCACGGGCTGGCCGTGATGATCCACGACCGCGACGCCCACGACGACGTCCTGCGCGTCCTCAAGGAGGAGGGCGCCCCGGACCGGGTGGTCTTCCACTGCTTCTCCGGCGACGCCGACATGGCCCGGGTGTGCGCTGACAACGGCTACTTCATGAGCTTCGCGGGCAACGTCACCTTCGCCAGTGCCCAGTCGCTGCGCGACGCGGCCGCGGTCGCCCCGGCCGACCTGATCCTGGTGGAGACCGACGCCCCGTTCCTCACCCCCAAGCCCTACCGGGGCCGCCCCAACGCCCCCTACCTCGTTCCGCACACCCTGCGCGCCCTGGCCGGGGTCAAGGGCCTGGACGAGGATGACCTGGCGACGTCGGTCGCCGCCAACGCCAAGCGCGCCTTCGGCCTGGACTGA
- the metG gene encoding methionine--tRNA ligase yields the protein MSSKRHILTAVAWPYTNGPRHIGHVSGFGVPSDVFARFQRMSGHDVLMVSGTDEHGTPIQVLADKEGVSARELADRYNKVIVEDLVALGLSYDLFTRTTTGNHYAVAQELFTGLYENGYIFTRTTKGAVSPTTRRTLPDRYIEGVCPICGYDGARGDQCDNCGNQLDPIDLIDPRSKIDGEVPEFVDTEHFMLDLPAFTEVLGEWLRSKSGQWRPNVLKFSLNLLDDLQPRAVTRDLNWGVPIPVEGWSDNENKRLYVWFDAVIGYLSAAIEWAKRTGDPEAWRRWWQAEGAESYYFMGKDNIVFHSEIWPAILLGYNGRGDRGGLPGTLGAMNLPTEVVASEFLTMEGRKFSSSRRVVIYVRDFLERYSADALRYYIVAAGPETQDTDFTWAEFVRRNNDELVAAWGNLVNRSISMAVKNLGAIPEAGELTDEDRRVLDHSKAAFAVVGEHLDRSRFKAALQEAMRTVAEANKYISDQAPWALKKTDPERMATVLHVALQLVSDAKTLLTPFLPESSNKVYAMLGGTGVWSGMPRIDEGVDTIGGGSESTSYPVITGDYADNEATWASVPIVPGTPLSPPKPLFAKLDQSVVDEELARLEAAAG from the coding sequence ATGTCGTCGAAACGCCACATCCTGACCGCGGTGGCCTGGCCCTACACCAACGGGCCCCGCCACATTGGGCACGTATCCGGGTTCGGAGTCCCCTCCGACGTCTTCGCTCGGTTCCAGCGAATGTCCGGCCACGACGTGCTCATGGTCAGCGGCACCGACGAGCACGGCACCCCCATCCAGGTGCTGGCCGACAAGGAGGGCGTCTCGGCCCGCGAGCTGGCCGACCGGTACAACAAGGTCATCGTCGAAGACCTCGTCGCGCTCGGGCTCTCCTACGACCTGTTCACCCGCACCACCACGGGCAACCACTACGCCGTCGCCCAGGAGCTGTTCACCGGGCTCTATGAGAACGGCTACATCTTCACCCGCACCACCAAGGGCGCCGTCTCCCCGACGACCAGGCGCACCCTGCCCGACCGCTACATCGAGGGTGTCTGCCCGATCTGCGGCTACGACGGCGCGCGCGGCGACCAGTGCGACAACTGCGGCAACCAGCTCGACCCCATCGACCTGATCGATCCGCGCTCGAAGATCGACGGCGAGGTTCCGGAGTTCGTCGACACCGAGCACTTCATGCTCGACCTTCCCGCGTTCACCGAGGTGCTGGGGGAGTGGCTGCGGTCCAAGTCCGGCCAGTGGCGCCCCAACGTCCTGAAGTTCTCCCTCAACCTCCTCGACGACCTGCAGCCGCGCGCGGTCACGCGCGACCTCAACTGGGGTGTACCGATCCCTGTCGAGGGCTGGAGCGACAACGAGAACAAGCGCCTCTACGTGTGGTTCGACGCGGTCATCGGCTACCTGTCGGCCGCCATCGAGTGGGCCAAGCGCACCGGCGACCCGGAGGCGTGGCGCCGCTGGTGGCAGGCGGAGGGGGCCGAGTCCTACTACTTCATGGGCAAGGACAACATCGTCTTCCACTCCGAGATCTGGCCGGCCATCCTGCTCGGCTACAACGGGCGCGGAGACCGCGGCGGCCTGCCCGGGACGCTGGGTGCGATGAACCTGCCCACCGAGGTCGTGGCCAGCGAGTTCCTCACCATGGAGGGCCGCAAGTTCTCCTCGTCGCGGCGCGTGGTCATCTACGTCCGCGACTTCCTGGAGCGCTACTCCGCCGACGCGCTGCGCTACTACATCGTCGCGGCCGGTCCGGAGACCCAGGACACCGACTTCACCTGGGCCGAGTTCGTGCGCCGCAACAACGACGAGCTCGTCGCGGCGTGGGGCAACCTGGTCAACCGGTCCATCTCGATGGCGGTGAAGAACCTCGGCGCGATCCCCGAGGCCGGAGAGCTCACCGACGAGGACCGCCGCGTGCTCGACCACTCCAAGGCGGCGTTCGCGGTGGTCGGCGAGCACCTGGACCGGTCCCGGTTCAAAGCGGCCCTGCAGGAGGCCATGCGCACCGTCGCCGAGGCCAACAAGTACATCTCCGACCAGGCCCCGTGGGCGCTGAAGAAGACCGACCCGGAGCGGATGGCGACGGTGCTGCACGTCGCGCTGCAGCTCGTCAGCGACGCCAAGACGCTGCTGACCCCGTTCCTGCCCGAGTCGTCCAACAAGGTGTACGCGATGCTGGGCGGCACCGGCGTCTGGTCGGGCATGCCGCGCATCGACGAGGGCGTGGACACCATCGGCGGTGGGAGTGAGTCGACCTCCTACCCGGTCATCACCGGCGACTACGCGGACAACGAGGCGACCTGGGCGTCCGTCCCGATCGTCCCCGGCACCCCGCTGTCGCCCCCCAAGCCGCTGTTCGCCAAGCTCGACCAGAGCGTCGTCGACGAGGAACTGGCCCGCCTGGAAGCGGCCGCGGGCTGA
- the secD gene encoding protein translocase subunit SecD yields the protein MSTQTGAGARWARGIISLVIVLGAFAAAWFIPPKLGLDLSGGTQIVLQTEDGADGTPADADNTDKVIEVLRQRIDSLGVSEATMSRSGSDRIIVELPGVQDPTEAADILGQTAQLTFHPVLGVAPAGGGGPGVAPPGGDEARAPSDAADEAKPPAEHDTGAGPDEDGISQEQLQEMLQGQQGQPPGGGGQPAENPDDVKLTLPDDQGEQLQLGDTAIRGDKVSSASAVLDATTQTQWQVDVAFRGDGRDQWRELTGQAACNPMGDPKRRVAIVLDDKIISAPEVNQDVACETGMSGGSTTITSSAFTKETSNELAVLIEGGSLPLPVQEIQRQTVGPTLGADAIKASFIAGGVGILLTAIYICLAYRFVGFLASVALACYTLIAYAALVALGATLTLPGLAGFVLAIGMAIDANVLIFERAREEYQHQQKVYDSNKSAGMIDATEAETEQAEAGVLSRRRRRAIPPNLQKAFVTGSQKAWSAVIDTNITTLIAAALLFFLASGNVQGFGVTLGLGTLASMISALVIARVFVEWAVRRKIVRKHPAISGISKISGVRAWLTRRNPNLMGMRKAFLMVAGVVVVVAVAGVLIRPPNFGVEFTGGRVMDFTTEQTISVTDARQAVSDAGFPSAVVQASGDGDIAVRTGPISDADAETIQNAIGDEAGATERISDEKIGPSMGNELRNKALIALIAALALQMIYLAWRFRWSFGLATMVSLAFNLAVVIGLFCWLGKPIDGVFLAALLSVIGFTVNDAVVVMDRIRDEWARDSKSGFVSITNTAILHTLPRTVNTTIGGVFILATLAVFGGSSLRDFSIAMLVGLITGVLSTIIVASPLAIWLQRFDKTDPPHVQREKKAKQRREVRSAREQSDGAVV from the coding sequence TTGTCCACTCAAACGGGAGCCGGTGCACGCTGGGCGCGTGGCATCATCTCCCTGGTCATCGTGCTCGGCGCCTTCGCCGCCGCATGGTTCATACCGCCGAAACTGGGGCTCGACCTCAGCGGCGGTACCCAGATCGTCCTGCAGACCGAGGACGGCGCCGACGGCACTCCCGCCGACGCCGACAACACCGACAAGGTCATCGAGGTGCTCCGGCAGCGCATCGACAGCCTCGGTGTCAGCGAGGCGACGATGTCGCGCTCCGGCTCGGACCGGATCATCGTCGAACTTCCCGGTGTTCAGGACCCGACCGAAGCCGCCGACATCCTCGGCCAGACCGCGCAGCTGACCTTCCACCCGGTCCTTGGCGTCGCCCCCGCGGGCGGCGGCGGACCCGGTGTGGCCCCGCCCGGCGGTGACGAGGCCCGCGCCCCGTCCGACGCGGCCGACGAGGCCAAGCCCCCGGCGGAGCACGACACCGGCGCCGGTCCCGACGAGGACGGCATCTCCCAGGAGCAGCTGCAGGAGATGCTCCAGGGGCAGCAGGGCCAGCCGCCGGGCGGCGGCGGACAGCCGGCCGAGAACCCCGACGACGTCAAGCTGACGCTCCCCGACGACCAGGGCGAGCAGCTGCAGCTCGGCGACACCGCGATCCGGGGCGACAAGGTCTCCAGCGCCTCGGCCGTCCTCGACGCCACGACGCAGACCCAGTGGCAGGTCGACGTCGCGTTCCGCGGCGACGGCCGCGACCAGTGGCGTGAGCTGACCGGACAGGCCGCCTGCAACCCGATGGGCGACCCCAAGCGCCGGGTGGCCATCGTCCTGGACGACAAGATCATCTCGGCCCCCGAGGTCAACCAGGACGTGGCCTGTGAGACCGGCATGTCCGGCGGGTCCACCACCATCACCAGCTCCGCCTTCACCAAGGAGACCTCCAACGAGCTGGCGGTCCTGATCGAGGGCGGCTCGCTGCCGCTGCCGGTCCAGGAGATCCAGCGCCAGACCGTCGGCCCGACGCTGGGCGCCGACGCGATCAAGGCCAGCTTCATCGCCGGCGGTGTCGGCATCCTGCTGACCGCCATCTACATCTGCCTGGCCTACCGCTTCGTCGGTTTCCTCGCCTCCGTGGCGCTGGCCTGCTACACGCTGATCGCCTACGCGGCGCTGGTCGCGCTGGGGGCGACGCTCACCTTGCCGGGCCTGGCCGGGTTCGTGCTCGCGATCGGTATGGCGATCGACGCCAACGTGCTGATATTCGAACGAGCGCGGGAGGAGTACCAACACCAGCAGAAGGTGTACGACTCCAACAAGTCGGCCGGGATGATCGACGCCACCGAGGCGGAGACCGAACAGGCGGAGGCCGGGGTGCTGTCCCGGCGCCGCCGCCGGGCGATCCCGCCGAACCTGCAGAAGGCGTTCGTCACCGGTTCGCAGAAGGCGTGGAGCGCCGTCATCGACACGAACATCACGACGCTCATCGCGGCGGCGCTGCTGTTCTTCCTCGCCTCCGGCAACGTCCAGGGCTTCGGTGTCACGCTGGGCCTGGGCACGCTGGCGTCGATGATCTCGGCTCTGGTCATCGCGCGTGTGTTCGTGGAGTGGGCGGTCCGCCGCAAGATCGTCCGCAAGCACCCCGCGATCAGCGGTATCTCCAAGATCAGCGGTGTGCGCGCCTGGCTGACGCGCCGCAACCCGAACCTGATGGGCATGCGCAAGGCGTTCCTCATGGTCGCCGGGGTGGTCGTGGTGGTCGCGGTCGCCGGTGTGCTGATCCGCCCGCCGAACTTCGGTGTGGAGTTCACCGGTGGCCGGGTCATGGACTTCACCACCGAGCAGACCATCAGCGTCACCGATGCCCGCCAGGCGGTGTCCGATGCCGGATTCCCCAGCGCGGTGGTCCAGGCGTCGGGCGACGGCGACATCGCGGTGCGCACCGGTCCGATCAGCGACGCCGACGCGGAGACGATCCAGAACGCCATCGGCGACGAGGCCGGGGCGACGGAGCGCATCAGCGACGAGAAGATCGGCCCGAGCATGGGCAACGAGCTGCGGAACAAGGCGCTGATCGCGCTCATCGCCGCGCTCGCGCTGCAGATGATCTACCTGGCCTGGCGGTTCCGCTGGTCGTTCGGCCTGGCCACAATGGTGTCGCTGGCGTTCAACCTGGCCGTGGTCATCGGTCTGTTCTGCTGGCTGGGCAAGCCGATCGACGGCGTGTTCCTGGCCGCACTGCTGAGTGTCATCGGCTTCACGGTCAATGACGCGGTGGTCGTGATGGACCGTATCCGCGACGAGTGGGCACGAGATAGCAAGTCCGGGTTCGTCTCGATCACCAACACGGCCATCCTGCACACGCTGCCGCGAACGGTGAACACGACCATCGGCGGTGTGTTCATCCTGGCCACGCTTGCGGTCTTCGGCGGTTCCTCGCTGCGGGACTTCTCGATCGCGATGCTGGTGGGTCTGATCACCGGTGTGCTGTCCACGATCATCGTGGCGTCGCCACTGGCGATCTGGCTGCAGAGGTTCGACAAGACCGACCCGCCGCACGTGCAGCGGGAGAAGAAGGCCAAGCAGCGCCGGGAGGTGCGCAGCGCACGGGAGCAGAGCGACGGCGCGGTCGTCTGA
- the rsmI gene encoding 16S rRNA (cytidine(1402)-2'-O)-methyltransferase, with protein MTEGATAGDASATEYGTLTLAGIPIGHSGDAQPRLLDALRDADIIAAEDTRRLRQFASRLDVRLGGESGARVVSYYDANETRRAAELLDELRAGRDVLVVTDAGMPGVSDPGYRLVTACVAAGVRVTAIPGPSAVTTALVLSGLPTDRFCFEGFPPRKGLAGRLAELAAERRTMVFFESPHRLAATLRAMAEAFGPDRPAAVCRELTKTYEEVRRGPLAELAEWASGEVRGEITLVVGGAVPGAVPREPADLAAAVAEREGEGVPRKQAIQEVAKALGLPKREVYDAVHR; from the coding sequence GTGACCGAAGGGGCCACCGCGGGTGACGCGAGTGCCACAGAGTACGGGACGCTGACGCTGGCGGGAATACCCATCGGCCACAGTGGCGACGCGCAGCCGCGCCTCCTGGACGCGCTTCGCGACGCGGACATCATCGCGGCGGAGGATACACGGCGGCTGCGCCAGTTCGCCTCCCGGCTCGACGTCCGGCTGGGCGGCGAGAGCGGTGCCAGGGTCGTGTCCTACTACGATGCCAACGAGACCCGCCGTGCCGCCGAGCTGCTCGACGAGCTGCGCGCCGGGCGGGACGTCCTGGTGGTGACCGACGCCGGGATGCCGGGCGTCTCCGATCCCGGCTACCGCCTGGTGACCGCCTGCGTGGCGGCGGGGGTGCGTGTCACCGCCATCCCCGGCCCGTCGGCCGTCACCACGGCGCTGGTGCTGTCCGGGCTGCCGACCGACCGCTTCTGCTTCGAGGGCTTCCCACCGCGCAAGGGACTGGCCGGGCGACTCGCCGAGCTGGCCGCGGAGCGCCGCACCATGGTCTTCTTCGAGAGCCCGCACCGGCTGGCCGCGACGCTGCGGGCCATGGCCGAGGCGTTCGGCCCGGACCGCCCCGCGGCGGTGTGCCGGGAACTCACCAAGACCTACGAGGAGGTGCGCCGCGGCCCGCTGGCCGAGCTCGCCGAGTGGGCGAGCGGTGAGGTGCGCGGGGAGATCACCCTCGTCGTGGGCGGCGCCGTCCCGGGCGCGGTCCCCCGCGAACCCGCCGACCTGGCCGCGGCCGTCGCCGAACGCGAGGGCGAGGGGGTGCCCCGCAAACAGGCCATCCAGGAGGTGGCCAAGGCACTCGGGCTGCCCAAGCGCGAGGTCTACGACGCCGTCCACCGCTGA
- a CDS encoding dolichyl-phosphate-mannose--protein mannosyltransferase yields MTTTAPEVAPEPAPTSKDSVRARLVPPMPQPAWAGWLGAVLVALFAGVLRFVRLGDPGQIYFDETYYAKDAFSLWRFGYEHETLENADQVLAQGGKEIWTGGGDFVVHPPLGKWMIALGDHMWGLLPFGESMTPAGWRVAAAVIGALSVLLLVRLALRMTRSWLLGCTAGLIMALDGLHFTMSRIAMVDIFLTFWILAGFTCLVIDRDRTRARLGELADAGHTAVGYLGMRWWRLAAGLCFGLAIGTKWSALFYLAAFGLLTVAWDYGARRGIGQQGAGWRWFVYDAVPAFFQTVGVAAVAYVATWTGWLVTSGGYDRGWAAERTGGVLDGLPAWVRGPLDAMASLAHYHSEMLGFHTHLSAPHDYASQPWEWLIMRTPVAFYYDGEGTGCGAAKCSSAILGIGTPAVWWLSIAALAVMVGWWVIYRDWRAGAVLLGVAAGWLPWFAYPDRTMFVFYALPMLPFLVLAIVLALGLIMGAGESSPRYSPWIRVVGGVVFGVVLLVIIADFAFMYPVLSAETIPYDEWAKRMWFPTWIYGSGGPS; encoded by the coding sequence ATGACCACAACAGCACCCGAAGTCGCACCCGAACCGGCACCGACCTCGAAGGACTCCGTCCGCGCGCGGCTGGTGCCGCCGATGCCGCAACCGGCCTGGGCGGGGTGGCTCGGTGCCGTCCTGGTGGCGCTGTTCGCCGGTGTGCTCCGCTTCGTCCGGCTGGGCGACCCCGGCCAGATCTACTTCGACGAGACGTACTACGCCAAGGACGCGTTCTCGCTGTGGCGGTTCGGCTACGAGCACGAGACGCTGGAGAACGCCGACCAGGTGCTGGCCCAGGGCGGCAAGGAGATCTGGACGGGCGGCGGCGACTTCGTCGTGCATCCGCCGCTGGGCAAGTGGATGATCGCCCTGGGCGACCACATGTGGGGGCTGCTGCCGTTCGGTGAGTCGATGACCCCGGCCGGGTGGCGGGTGGCGGCGGCGGTGATCGGCGCGCTGTCGGTGCTGCTGCTGGTGCGCCTGGCGCTGCGGATGACCCGGTCGTGGTTGCTGGGCTGCACGGCGGGGCTGATCATGGCGCTCGACGGCCTGCACTTCACCATGAGCCGGATCGCCATGGTGGACATCTTCCTGACGTTCTGGATCCTGGCCGGCTTCACCTGCCTGGTGATCGACCGCGACCGGACGCGTGCCCGGCTGGGTGAGCTGGCCGACGCCGGGCATACCGCCGTGGGCTATCTCGGGATGCGCTGGTGGCGGCTGGCGGCCGGGCTGTGCTTCGGCCTGGCGATCGGCACCAAGTGGTCGGCGCTGTTCTACCTGGCGGCGTTCGGGCTGCTCACGGTGGCGTGGGACTACGGGGCGCGGCGCGGTATCGGGCAGCAGGGCGCGGGGTGGCGCTGGTTCGTCTACGACGCGGTCCCGGCGTTCTTCCAGACGGTGGGTGTGGCCGCGGTGGCCTACGTCGCCACGTGGACGGGCTGGCTGGTCACCTCGGGCGGTTACGACCGGGGCTGGGCGGCCGAGCGCACCGGCGGCGTGCTGGACGGGCTGCCGGCGTGGGTGCGCGGGCCACTGGACGCGATGGCCAGCCTGGCGCACTACCACTCCGAGATGCTGGGCTTCCACACCCACCTCTCGGCGCCGCACGACTATGCGTCCCAGCCGTGGGAGTGGCTCATCATGCGCACCCCGGTCGCGTTCTACTACGACGGCGAGGGGACCGGCTGCGGCGCGGCGAAGTGCTCCTCGGCGATCCTGGGGATCGGCACCCCGGCGGTGTGGTGGCTGAGCATCGCGGCGCTGGCGGTGATGGTCGGCTGGTGGGTGATCTACCGGGACTGGCGCGCGGGGGCCGTGCTGCTGGGTGTGGCGGCCGGGTGGCTGCCGTGGTTCGCCTACCCGGACCGGACCATGTTCGTGTTCTACGCGCTGCCGATGCTGCCGTTCCTGGTGCTGGCGATCGTCCTGGCGCTGGGGTTGATCATGGGGGCCGGGGAGAGCAGCCCGCGGTATTCACCGTGGATCCGCGTGGTCGGCGGTGTGGTGTTCGGTGTGGTGCTGCTGGTCATCATCGCCGACTTCGCGTTCATGTACCCGGTACTGAGCGCGGAGACGATCCCCTACGACGAGTGGGCCAAGCGCATGTGGTTCCCGACCTGGATCTACGGGAGTGGCGGGCCGTCGTGA
- a CDS encoding cold-shock protein yields MAQGTVKWFNSEKGFGFIAVEGGGPDVFVHYSAIAGTGFRNLEENQHVEFEITQGPKGPQASNVVTV; encoded by the coding sequence ATGGCTCAGGGCACCGTGAAGTGGTTCAACTCTGAGAAGGGTTTCGGGTTCATCGCCGTTGAGGGCGGCGGCCCGGACGTGTTCGTTCACTACTCGGCGATCGCGGGTACCGGCTTCCGGAACCTGGAAGAAAACCAGCATGTCGAGTTCGAGATCACGCAGGGCCCCAAGGGCCCGCAGGCGTCCAACGTCGTCACGGTCTAG
- a CDS encoding ion transporter: MSVGALRGGVRRFVDHSGFQNTVIVMIVLNGLVLGLQTYEGHTATHGSAFLAAEHIFVGFFVVELLLKFSARGWAFFRDPWNWFDLIVVGVSLIPTTSGFSVVRTLRLLRLISVIPQMRTIVNALFRAVPGLGTVIALLFVIIYTSAVMGANLFKDIAPEFFDNVGISLYTVFRLLTTEDWPEVSDAVIDQAPLAWIYFVVVIVVSAFVVLNLIIGVIVTSLQGEVDKGRWEEDQEIEQRLHDQLMAKIEALSDQVAVLDERVRELGGRPDPDADREIAR, from the coding sequence ATGTCCGTGGGTGCGCTCCGGGGCGGTGTCCGCCGGTTCGTCGACCACAGTGGGTTCCAGAACACCGTCATCGTGATGATCGTCCTCAACGGGCTGGTCCTCGGCCTGCAGACCTATGAGGGGCACACCGCCACCCATGGGAGCGCCTTCCTGGCGGCCGAACACATCTTCGTGGGCTTCTTCGTCGTCGAACTGCTGCTCAAATTCTCCGCGCGCGGATGGGCGTTCTTCCGCGATCCGTGGAACTGGTTCGATCTCATCGTCGTCGGTGTCTCGCTCATTCCGACCACCTCGGGGTTCTCCGTTGTCCGGACGCTTCGTCTGCTCCGGCTCATCAGCGTCATCCCGCAGATGCGCACCATTGTCAACGCGCTGTTCCGGGCAGTGCCCGGACTCGGCACGGTCATCGCCCTGCTCTTCGTCATCATCTACACGTCGGCGGTGATGGGCGCCAACCTCTTCAAGGACATCGCCCCCGAGTTCTTCGACAATGTCGGCATCTCCCTGTACACCGTGTTCCGCCTGCTGACCACCGAGGACTGGCCCGAAGTCTCCGACGCCGTGATCGACCAGGCGCCCCTCGCGTGGATCTACTTCGTGGTGGTCATCGTGGTGAGCGCATTCGTGGTGCTCAACCTGATCATCGGTGTCATCGTCACGTCGCTGCAGGGCGAGGTCGACAAGGGGCGTTGGGAGGAGGACCAGGAGATCGAGCAGCGCCTGCACGACCAGCTCATGGCCAAGATCGAGGCGCTCAGCGACCAGGTGGCGGTCCTCGACGAGCGCGTGCGGGAACTCGGCGGCCGCCCCGACCCCGACGCCGACCGCGAGATCGCCCGCTGA